In one window of Ostrinia nubilalis chromosome 21, ilOstNubi1.1, whole genome shotgun sequence DNA:
- the LOC135082211 gene encoding DNA cross-link repair 1A protein, with the protein MNRSDINDFIPSILNPRSIKKERGDLTLTQNSVTSRCSLSLRRSNGLTKLNTVNKPPKDKENLQNTQNLIQEPIHVQAKINNVVEKENYLRSEEIEHEGSLGFSAIDDLSTVQLNSNLSPIKNPHNVEPVLSKNDLNNDDNVLSISSATDLVDCMSNNDETIVYEVHNAAKPTISVSFGINNCNVLDVSTNKSNLKRVLVSTHNNDATVDCEIVESSQISVESNLDENMNEASFQNPFKRSDIAVNLEIKRKKLSDDSTENSKVLILNTDAIDKLSHVIIQPPNYKLVKRQTLQRNKIKSSVQKKLIASPRKNGKAGDSLKQRSIEDYWPCKTNVLNSLKVTDVRTVADTNGDVVVRDVRQDMSRNSGVIDAVKCDRIARGSCKSRTNESPKSAKPTSRRGSDSPRRQEIKISSSDAPRVPSPRSRNDSISSHSPRKNVDSIQFSLPPRSKSTKTSTVTTRNIPHYKIVAGTHFAVDAFSYGEIPNVKHYFLTHFHSDHYSGLKKGFNKLLFCSRITADLCISRLGVSPKCIHVINPDESIRVEGVEVTAVDANHCPGALMLVFTLPNGKTLLHTGDFRASPVMESYPIFWNKDVHTVYLDTTYCNPRYDFPTQDQSLEMALYLLRQKKAVLEKAGKKFSSVLIVCGTYTIGKEKFFLGMARRVGCSVWACPEKDRVLQAVEGRSFSHAPPNSCQLHVVPMRDLTHEKLRNYLDSLQGAFNEVVAFKPSGWENGKNSSVEKDMVTIHGIPYSEHSSFSEMIRFVKFLKPKQVIPTVDISGGTKAVQKYFPCPLVHKEDIQCQSKVTDYFSIQNRQQVPAVT; encoded by the exons ATGAATAGAAGTGATATCAATGATTTTATACCCTCTATTTTAAATCCACGATCGATTAAAAAAGAAAGAGGGGATTTAACACTTACACAG AATTCTGTTACAAGCCGCTGCTCATTATCGCTTAGAAGAAGTAATGGATTAACCAAGTTGAATACTGTAAACAAG CCTCCTAAAGATAAGGAAAATCTTCAAAATACGCAAAACCTTATACAGGAGCCAATACATGTACAGgcaaaaataaacaatgttgTTGAAAAGGAAAATTATCTTAGAAGTGAAGAAATAGAGCATGAGGGAAGCCTAGGCTTTTCTGCTATTGATGATCTGAGTACAGTACAACTTAATTCTAATTTAAGTCCTATTAAGAATCCTCATAATGTAGAACCTGTATTAAGTAAGAATGATCtgaataatgatgataatgtatTATCAATCTCATCTGCTACTGATTTAGTTGATTGCATGAGTAATAATGATGAGACCATTGTATATGAAGTCCATAATGCAGCTAAACCTACTATATCTGTCTCTTTCGGTATTAATAACTGTAACGTACTTGATGTAAGTACAAATAAAAGTAATCTCAAAAGGGTACTAGTCTCAACTCACAACAATGATGCTACTGTTGACTGTGAAATCGTAGAGAGCTCACAAATTTCCGTCGAAAGTAATCTAGACGAGAATATGAATGAAGCCTCTTTCCAAAATCCTTTCAAAAGATCTGATATAGCTGTcaatttagaaataaaaagGAAAAAGCTGTCAGATGACTCCACAGAAAACTCAAAAGTTCTAATTTTGAACACAGATGCCATTGATAAACTCTCGCACGTCATTATCCAACCACCAAATTATAAATTAGTGAAACGACAAACTTTACAAAGGAATAAAATTAAGAGCAGTGTACAAAAAAAGTTGATCGCATCTCCGCGTAAGAATGGGAAAGCTGGTGATAGTTTGAAGCAGAGATCTATTGAAGACTACTGGCCGTGTAAAACCAATGTTTTGAACTCGTTGAAAGTCACTGACGTTCGTACTGTTGCGGATACAAATGGTGATGTTGTAGTTCGTGATGTCAGACAGGACATGAGCAGAAATTCAGGTGTCATTGACGCCGTAAAATGCGACCGTATTGCCAGAGGTTCTTGCAAGAGTCGTACTAATGAATCTCCGAAATCTGCCAAACCTACGTCCAGAAGGGGAAGTGATTCTCCGAGGCGGCAAGAAATTAAAATCTCTAGCTCTGACGCACCACGCGTGCCTTCACCTAGGTCCAGGAATGACAGTATAAGCTCCCACTCGCCGAGAAAGAATGTGGATTCGATCCAGTTCAGCTTGCCTCCGAGGTCGAAATCAACGAAGACATCTACCGTAACCACCCGAAATATCCCACACTATAAAATAGTTGCCG GTACACATTTCGCGGTAGACGCCTTTTCTTACGGGGAGATCCCTAATGTAAAGCATTATTTTCTTACTCACTTTCATTCGGACCATTATTCAGGGTTGAAGAAAggatttaataaattactgttTTGTTCGAGAATTACTG cGGACTTATGCATATCTCGGTTAGGCGTCAGTCCGAAATGCATCCACGTGATAAATCCTGACGAATCCATTCGCGTGGAGGGCGTCGAGGTGACAGCAGTCGATGCTAATCA CTGTCCTGGAGCACTGATGTTGGTGTTCACTTTGCCAAACGGGAAAACGTTATTGCACACCGGGGACTTCAGAGCATCGCCTGTCATGGAGTCCTACCCTATTTTCTGGAACAAAGACGTTCACACTGTGTACCTTGATACCAC GTACTGCAACCCACGTTACGACTTCCCAACCCAAGACCAAAGCTTAGAAATGGCTCTCTATTTGCTGCGTCAAAAGAAGGCGGTTTTAGAGAAGGCAGGAAAGAAATTCTCGTCAGTGCTAATAGTGTGCGGCACATACACTATTG GCAAAGAAAAGTTCTTCCTCGGCATGGCCAGACGCGTTGGTTGTTCAGTGTGGGCGTGTCCAGAAAAGGATCGGGTTTTACAAGCGGTGGAAGGGCGGAGTTTCAGCCACGCCCCTCCGAACTCCTGTCAACTACACGTGGTGCCGATGAGGGATCTGACTCATGAG AAACTGCGCAACTATTTGGACAGTCTTCAGGGCGCTTTCAATGAGGTGGTGGCCTTCAAGCCTAGTGGGTGGGAGAATGGGAAGAATTCCTCTGTCGAGAAAGACATGGTCACCATTCATG GTATACCCTATAGTGAACACTCGAGTTTCTCCGAAATGATACGGTTCGTGAAGTTCTTGAAACCGAAGCAGGTGATCCCGACAGTCGACATCTCTGGAGGAACAAAAGCAGTTCAG AAGTACTTCCCCTGCCCACTGGTGCACAAAGAAGATATCCAATGCCAAAGCAAAGTGACCGACTACTTTAGCATACAGAACCGACAGCAAGTGCCTGCCGTTACCTGA